One stretch of Schlesneria sp. DSM 10557 DNA includes these proteins:
- the hemE gene encoding uroporphyrinogen decarboxylase — protein MLTPALQNSRFLKAARREVTDTTPIWIMRQAGRYLPEYMAVRSKVTFIELCKSPELAAEVTLTAQRVLGVDAAILFADLLPMLEPMGIDLEYAKGEGPVIHNPIVTASEVDRFRELEDVGSMQFVFDAVKLIRRDLPADIPLLGFAGAPFTLASYAIEGGGSKNYIRTKSMMYTDEGAWRTLMQRLARSLVRYINAQIDAGCQAVQLFDSWAGCLSPDDYRTYVLPYTRQVIQGIKPGVPVINFLTGNPALLPLLREAGGQVIGLDWRVNLADGWKTVGHDVAVQGNLDPVSLMADLPTLRRRAKDVLDATGGRPGHIFNLGHGVFPEVPPESVKALVEMVHEMGRHAGSR, from the coding sequence ATGCTGACCCCCGCCTTGCAGAACAGCCGATTCCTCAAAGCCGCACGACGTGAGGTCACGGATACCACCCCGATCTGGATCATGCGCCAGGCAGGTCGGTACCTTCCCGAATATATGGCGGTTCGCAGCAAAGTGACGTTCATCGAGCTTTGCAAATCGCCCGAACTCGCCGCTGAAGTGACTCTGACCGCTCAGCGGGTGCTGGGTGTCGATGCGGCAATTCTGTTCGCCGATCTGCTGCCCATGCTGGAACCCATGGGGATCGATCTGGAATATGCCAAAGGGGAAGGCCCTGTCATCCATAACCCCATCGTCACGGCCAGCGAGGTTGATCGATTTCGCGAACTTGAAGATGTTGGTTCGATGCAGTTCGTTTTCGATGCGGTGAAGCTGATTCGCCGGGATCTCCCCGCTGACATTCCGCTGCTGGGGTTTGCCGGTGCTCCGTTTACCCTGGCTTCGTACGCCATCGAAGGGGGCGGCTCGAAGAATTACATCCGGACCAAATCCATGATGTACACCGATGAAGGGGCCTGGCGGACGCTGATGCAGCGCCTGGCACGCAGTCTCGTTCGGTACATCAACGCACAGATCGATGCGGGATGTCAGGCGGTTCAGTTGTTTGATAGTTGGGCAGGCTGCCTGTCGCCGGACGATTACCGGACCTATGTGCTGCCTTATACGCGTCAGGTGATCCAGGGGATCAAGCCTGGTGTGCCGGTGATCAATTTCCTGACGGGAAACCCGGCGCTGCTGCCGCTATTGCGTGAGGCGGGTGGGCAGGTGATCGGTCTCGACTGGAGAGTAAATCTGGCAGACGGATGGAAGACGGTGGGGCACGATGTCGCTGTGCAGGGAAACCTTGATCCGGTGTCACTGATGGCCGATCTGCCGACGCTACGTCGCCGGGCAAAAGATGTTCTCGACGCGACGGGTGGTCGTCCCGGTCACATCTTCAATTTGGGACACGGTGTCTTTCCCGAAGTTCCTCCTGAGAGCGTGAAAGCTCTGGTGGAAATGGTGCACGAGATGGGGCGTCATGCAGGCTCACGATAA
- a CDS encoding thiol-disulfide oxidoreductase DCC family protein, whose amino-acid sequence MSDTNTTPFEVEVFYDGGCPLCVREIALLRRWDRKGKIRFTDIDAADFRAEDLGKTQDDLMARIQGRLPDGKWIEGVEVFRRLYQAVGFGPAVALTRLPLVSQILDLGYTLFARNRLRLTGRCQGGSCRIDTATKP is encoded by the coding sequence GTGTCAGATACCAATACGACGCCGTTTGAAGTCGAAGTCTTTTATGACGGTGGCTGCCCGCTGTGCGTGAGGGAGATCGCTCTGCTGCGCCGCTGGGACCGTAAGGGAAAGATTCGCTTTACAGACATTGACGCTGCGGATTTTCGAGCGGAAGATCTGGGGAAGACTCAGGACGATCTGATGGCGCGGATCCAGGGCCGGTTGCCCGATGGAAAGTGGATTGAGGGGGTCGAAGTGTTTCGACGCCTCTATCAGGCCGTCGGGTTTGGGCCCGCCGTGGCTCTCACGCGACTGCCGTTGGTTTCTCAGATACTCGATCTCGGTTATACGCTGTTTGCACGCAATCGGCTGCGACTGACGGGGCGGTGCCAAGGTGGAAGTTGTCGCATCGACACGGCGACAAAGCCCTGA
- the ccsA gene encoding cytochrome c biogenesis protein CcsA, with translation MLKTSVVCFLASYGVAFACEVSQLKRRSTLSRIVSFLFTVAGFVAHTLYLLYRSRQADLPPLLSSAHDWYLVLAWLAVLVHLFVSAVDSELATGLVAWPVILALVVASWFVTDQPGHRLDYDRGWKMLHASTLMLGTGFILLGFVLSLLYLWQHRRLKQRQTSNDSVKLPNLELIERLNRFAILVAVPFQMVGIISGFGLGVFATGGGIPMTWTDPVVIGGIFTGLLVGVLFVWLLIQKRSPGRQIALRTAWACGFLLVTLIGLQMLTAAAKWHSIHGSAPTPSANATRGLAP, from the coding sequence ATGTTGAAAACAAGTGTCGTCTGTTTTCTCGCCAGCTATGGGGTGGCCTTCGCCTGCGAGGTCAGCCAGCTGAAGCGGCGCAGCACACTCAGCCGTATCGTCTCGTTCCTGTTCACCGTGGCGGGATTCGTCGCGCACACTCTCTATCTGCTGTATCGATCGCGCCAGGCGGACCTCCCTCCCCTGCTCAGTTCGGCACATGACTGGTATCTGGTACTGGCCTGGCTGGCGGTGCTGGTTCATCTGTTTGTGTCGGCCGTTGATAGCGAACTGGCGACGGGACTGGTCGCCTGGCCGGTGATATTGGCTCTGGTGGTTGCCTCATGGTTCGTTACGGACCAGCCGGGACACCGTCTTGACTACGATCGCGGCTGGAAGATGCTGCATGCATCGACACTGATGCTCGGTACCGGTTTCATCTTGCTTGGATTTGTGCTGAGTCTGCTGTATTTGTGGCAGCACCGCCGGTTGAAGCAACGGCAAACGTCGAATGATTCCGTCAAACTTCCGAACCTCGAGTTGATCGAACGGCTGAATCGTTTTGCCATTCTGGTGGCAGTTCCGTTTCAGATGGTGGGAATCATTTCCGGGTTCGGACTGGGGGTCTTCGCGACAGGGGGAGGAATCCCGATGACGTGGACTGACCCGGTCGTGATTGGTGGCATCTTCACGGGTCTATTAGTGGGGGTCCTCTTCGTATGGCTACTGATTCAAAAGCGGTCGCCGGGTCGACAGATCGCTCTGCGGACGGCCTGGGCATGCGGATTTCTGCTCGTGACGCTGATTGGTCTGCAAATGCTGACCGCAGCCGCAAAATGGCACTCAATACATGGATCGGCACCGACTCCGTCGGCCAATGCGACGCGAGGACTGGCACCGTGA
- the hemA gene encoding glutamyl-tRNA reductase translates to MNLLALYCTHQTTPLKIRERLAFATQDQLNAAYQRLKERFPETESVVLSTCNRVELYIARGSDAEPLTPPQLAQFLSEFHGVPLDEFVGELRVATGSEAVRHLYEVISSLDSMVLGEPQIVNQVREAYRAAEVTGSCGPISHALFQGAIRTSARVRTETRLSEGKVSIASVAVGDFAKSIFDHFDDKMVLVIGAGEMAEETLRYLKDEGVRDIVVVNRSPERAERVAAEWGGRAAPWSELETWLGRADVIVSTTGADRPIVDAKLFKRVRQADPRRTAFILDLGAPRDFATDVGELDNVFLYDIDSLRNTCEENRKARVREIDKARQLIDDETARFMAEYYHRASGEVVSRLMQDWHAVSKDELERLFNKLPQLTSHDREQIERTVGRIVNKLLHPPLEALKDEARAGTPHGLINALKRLFGL, encoded by the coding sequence GTGAACCTGCTCGCTTTGTACTGTACTCATCAGACCACGCCGCTGAAGATCCGCGAGCGATTGGCCTTCGCTACACAGGATCAGCTCAACGCGGCCTATCAGCGGCTGAAAGAGCGTTTTCCCGAGACCGAGTCGGTCGTGTTGTCGACCTGCAATCGGGTTGAACTGTACATCGCCCGTGGATCCGATGCAGAACCACTGACTCCGCCCCAGCTTGCTCAGTTTCTGTCCGAATTCCATGGTGTACCGCTCGACGAATTTGTCGGGGAACTTCGGGTCGCTACCGGTTCGGAAGCGGTTCGACACCTCTACGAAGTCATTTCGTCGCTCGACAGCATGGTGCTCGGAGAGCCGCAGATTGTGAATCAGGTGCGCGAGGCGTACCGCGCCGCCGAAGTGACGGGATCATGCGGACCAATCTCACACGCTTTGTTCCAGGGTGCCATTCGGACTTCCGCGCGGGTTCGGACCGAGACGCGATTGTCCGAAGGTAAAGTCTCGATCGCCAGCGTCGCTGTCGGGGACTTTGCCAAGAGTATTTTTGATCACTTCGATGACAAGATGGTTCTGGTCATTGGGGCGGGTGAGATGGCAGAAGAAACGCTGCGGTATCTGAAGGACGAAGGGGTCCGCGATATCGTGGTCGTCAATCGCAGTCCTGAACGGGCCGAACGTGTCGCCGCCGAATGGGGCGGGCGTGCCGCTCCATGGTCTGAGCTGGAAACCTGGCTCGGTCGCGCGGATGTCATTGTCAGCACGACGGGGGCCGACCGGCCGATCGTCGATGCAAAACTGTTTAAGCGCGTGCGTCAGGCCGATCCCCGCCGCACCGCCTTCATTCTCGATCTCGGGGCCCCTCGCGATTTTGCGACGGATGTCGGTGAACTTGATAACGTGTTCCTGTACGACATCGACAGCTTGCGAAACACGTGCGAAGAAAATCGCAAAGCCCGCGTCCGTGAAATCGATAAGGCACGGCAGTTGATCGACGACGAGACCGCTCGTTTCATGGCGGAATACTACCACCGTGCCAGCGGCGAAGTCGTTTCAAGACTGATGCAGGATTGGCACGCGGTCAGCAAGGACGAACTGGAACGACTCTTCAACAAGCTGCCGCAACTGACCAGTCACGACCGAGAGCAAATTGAACGGACCGTCGGACGGATCGTCAATAAACTGCTTCATCCGCCGCTGGAAGCACTCAAGGACGAGGCTCGGGCCGGCACTCCACATGGGCTGATCAACGCTCTGAAGCGACTATTCGGTCTTTGA
- a CDS encoding cyclic nucleotide-binding domain-containing protein — protein MDSNIIAAPDIAAAASQIFSPTILREMGMLVFLIVAALIVLPRPQRRLAVHPIVFLVLAATLLGISSLFSHLQMDGFFRLLAEFLLLTAVVRTCFLCVITILQRAMKWSPQRIYLDICLVLIYGVVLVPLLSNAGLKSSDLITGTSVLTLVLGLALQGTLGNIFAGIAINVHHPFAVGDWIQFNDRRDHIGKVKEISWRGTTVVTLDSVEIVIPNTQLAEMPLANFMRPQRHTRRSVHFVCPYSIPPGRVHSTVLNAIAGSRGVLAEPAPTIITNAFTERGVEYWLRFFTDQFEIRDSVDGGVRDRVWYALQREGITMPPAVMNVQLQQLPTEETPVPTREEIHERVLRGASLSQGLPDKALAILARESKLRRYHANEVIIRQYEPGRELFIVHTGTVSVASARSGSAAVEITRLGPGDYFGEMSLLLGEARSGTVTAVTDCELLVIDKPALAAALAQSPEMTDTLSRTVAARQKELGDRLDVGTAPENLDERASSLLAKIQKYFGVS, from the coding sequence GTGGATTCGAATATCATTGCCGCTCCCGACATTGCTGCGGCGGCATCGCAGATCTTTTCACCGACGATCCTGCGTGAAATGGGGATGCTGGTCTTTCTCATTGTCGCGGCTCTCATCGTCCTGCCCCGACCCCAGCGACGGCTGGCTGTCCACCCGATCGTCTTTCTCGTACTGGCCGCCACCCTGCTGGGAATATCGTCCCTCTTCTCTCACCTTCAGATGGACGGTTTCTTCCGTTTGCTGGCTGAGTTTCTGCTGCTGACTGCCGTTGTGAGGACCTGCTTCCTCTGCGTGATCACGATCCTGCAGCGTGCGATGAAATGGTCGCCGCAGCGGATTTACCTCGACATCTGCCTGGTCTTAATCTACGGCGTCGTGCTGGTTCCTCTCTTGAGCAACGCTGGCCTGAAGTCTTCTGACCTCATTACAGGGACGTCCGTCCTGACCCTGGTGCTTGGCCTGGCGCTGCAGGGAACCCTGGGAAATATCTTCGCCGGCATCGCCATCAACGTTCATCACCCGTTTGCCGTGGGTGACTGGATTCAGTTCAACGATCGACGGGACCACATCGGGAAGGTCAAGGAAATCAGTTGGCGGGGGACGACGGTTGTCACACTCGATTCGGTCGAAATTGTCATCCCCAACACCCAACTGGCCGAGATGCCCCTGGCGAACTTCATGCGTCCCCAGCGGCACACACGCCGGTCTGTCCACTTTGTCTGTCCCTATTCGATTCCCCCCGGACGAGTGCATTCCACCGTTCTCAACGCGATCGCGGGATCCCGAGGGGTACTCGCTGAACCTGCCCCGACGATCATTACCAACGCATTCACCGAACGGGGCGTGGAGTACTGGTTGCGGTTCTTCACCGACCAGTTCGAGATCCGCGACAGTGTCGACGGGGGTGTGCGAGACCGCGTCTGGTACGCACTTCAGCGTGAGGGAATCACGATGCCCCCCGCCGTGATGAACGTACAACTGCAACAGCTTCCCACGGAAGAGACGCCGGTCCCGACTCGCGAAGAAATCCACGAGCGGGTTCTGAGGGGTGCGTCACTCAGTCAGGGGTTACCTGACAAGGCATTGGCAATCCTGGCACGGGAAAGCAAACTCCGACGCTACCACGCAAACGAAGTGATCATTCGACAGTATGAACCGGGCAGAGAACTGTTTATCGTTCACACTGGAACGGTCAGTGTCGCGTCGGCCCGATCGGGATCAGCGGCAGTGGAAATCACGCGACTGGGGCCTGGTGATTATTTTGGAGAGATGTCACTTTTGCTGGGTGAGGCTCGCAGCGGGACCGTCACGGCAGTCACGGATTGTGAACTGCTTGTGATCGACAAGCCGGCACTGGCCGCAGCGCTCGCTCAATCGCCTGAAATGACGGATACTCTCAGTCGCACAGTGGCGGCGCGACAAAAGGAACTGGGAGACCGACTGGACGTCGGCACCGCCCCTGAAAACCTCGATGAACGGGCCAGTTCGTTGTTAGCAAAGATTCAGAAGTACTTCGGCGTGAGCTGA
- a CDS encoding carbonic anhydrase, with translation MISQLLTGNQRFVESEFNRNLDYYHSIAAAQTPAVLWIGCSDSRVSEDVITGSKPGTMFVHRNVANIIAYNDVNFAALLEYGVTYLKIPDIVVCGHTRCGGIKAIVEGVKENYIADWLQIAAGIRDEVEVLAQQQGLSQDQKLDLLSKENVKLQIKHLNRLSFIRRMHEKGSIPRIHGWLYSVDTGKIEVLVDGHSAAAHRPG, from the coding sequence ATGATTTCGCAACTTTTGACCGGAAATCAGCGGTTCGTTGAATCCGAATTCAACCGGAATCTGGACTATTATCACTCGATTGCCGCGGCTCAGACACCCGCTGTTCTGTGGATCGGCTGCTCTGATTCCCGTGTTTCTGAAGACGTCATCACGGGCAGTAAACCGGGAACGATGTTTGTTCACAGGAACGTCGCCAACATCATCGCGTACAACGATGTGAACTTCGCCGCGCTGCTCGAGTACGGCGTGACGTACCTGAAGATTCCGGACATCGTCGTATGCGGCCACACGCGGTGCGGGGGAATCAAGGCGATTGTCGAAGGAGTTAAAGAGAACTACATCGCGGACTGGCTGCAGATTGCTGCCGGCATTCGAGATGAGGTGGAAGTTCTGGCCCAGCAACAGGGACTCAGCCAGGATCAGAAGCTCGATCTGCTATCTAAAGAGAACGTCAAACTGCAGATTAAACACCTGAATCGACTCTCGTTCATCCGGCGGATGCACGAGAAAGGGTCGATTCCTCGCATTCACGGCTGGCTGTATTCGGTAGACACGGGCAAGATCGAGGTACTGGTTGACGGCCACTCCGCTGCGGCCCATCGCCCTGGATAG
- the truA gene encoding tRNA pseudouridine(38-40) synthase TruA — MNDTVNNPASPPTEPTSPNDVRTLRMTISYEGTNYCGWQVQPNGIALQALVEQGLADFTGESTRVVASGRTDAGVHAVGQVISFTTRSTAPCHGFLQGLPRYLPDDIVVRDVQVAEPGFNARFDAKRKWYRYVIHNSPIRVPFLRNAVLWQRSRLDDIAMNAAVQCLVGTHDFRCFETQWPNRSSSVRTISHASVTRTAGWNAWDSEASDAPGRNPAAVTTHPDPAFLCFDVMADGFLYNMVRAIVGTLIHVGRGRWSPADLKRILESGDRSHAGETAPPQGLYLMRVDY; from the coding sequence TTGAACGACACTGTCAACAACCCGGCCTCTCCCCCTACGGAGCCCACCTCTCCTAACGACGTTCGCACCCTGCGCATGACCATTTCCTATGAGGGAACGAACTATTGCGGGTGGCAGGTCCAGCCGAATGGAATCGCGCTGCAAGCCCTGGTCGAACAGGGGCTCGCAGATTTCACAGGAGAATCGACGCGGGTCGTGGCATCTGGTCGAACGGACGCAGGAGTTCATGCTGTCGGACAGGTCATTAGCTTCACCACCCGCAGCACGGCCCCCTGTCATGGCTTTCTGCAGGGCTTACCACGTTATCTCCCCGACGACATTGTCGTCCGCGACGTTCAAGTGGCCGAACCCGGTTTCAACGCGCGCTTCGACGCCAAGCGCAAGTGGTACCGGTATGTCATTCACAACAGCCCGATCCGCGTCCCGTTTCTGCGAAATGCCGTTCTGTGGCAACGGTCGCGACTGGACGACATCGCCATGAATGCCGCCGTCCAATGCCTGGTGGGGACGCACGACTTTCGCTGCTTCGAGACCCAGTGGCCCAATCGCTCTTCCAGCGTTCGCACCATTTCTCATGCGTCGGTGACCCGCACCGCCGGTTGGAACGCATGGGATTCCGAAGCGTCCGACGCGCCAGGACGAAATCCGGCTGCTGTCACCACCCATCCGGACCCGGCATTCCTTTGTTTCGATGTGATGGCAGACGGTTTTCTTTACAACATGGTGCGTGCCATCGTCGGGACACTGATCCATGTCGGCCGAGGGCGCTGGTCTCCCGCTGATTTGAAGCGGATCCTCGAATCTGGCGACCGTTCGCACGCGGGGGAAACGGCTCCTCCCCAGGGGCTGTACCTGATGCGAGTCGACTACTGA
- the hemG gene encoding protoporphyrinogen oxidase, whose protein sequence is MQAHDKPRRIAVIGGGLAGLSAAHRLCELAGESRDELSVTLFEAGSRLGGLVGTERIGDYLVDLGADSFLTNKPAAVSLCRRLGMEDRLVSTDTRFRGALVLFDGRPVPIPEGFQLLSPTAIWPVLTSPLFSVWGKVRLLSEWFLPRRQGGMSTQAGSQQGGEPRGIEDESLSSFVLRRFGREALERLIQPLVGGIYTADPTRLSLAATMPRFLEMERDYGSLIRASLFQKSKARDRSGKRSPASDRPSAAATDTSSGARYGLFAGLKGGMEDLVDALGAKVRSRCDVRLQSEIRSITECSAGVDHADVPDAARYRITLADGSAETFSGLVIAASASRTSQLIASLDAELSEALAGIEYASSAIVVSGHRLSDIRDPLHAFGLVIPHREGRRVLAVSFSSRKFPERAPAGHVLLRTFVGGALQPEILENSDERIIEIVREELAEMLGVHGQPDFMRVVRYRQAMPQYHVGHLDQVTRIEKWEHRHSGLALAGITCHGVGIPDAIASGEQAAERVWSAQ, encoded by the coding sequence ATGCAGGCTCACGATAAACCGCGGCGAATCGCCGTCATCGGGGGCGGGCTGGCTGGTCTGTCGGCCGCACACCGCCTTTGTGAACTTGCGGGCGAATCGCGAGACGAGCTCTCGGTCACGCTGTTTGAAGCGGGTTCCCGACTGGGGGGACTCGTTGGGACTGAACGTATCGGTGACTATCTGGTCGATCTCGGAGCGGATTCGTTCCTGACGAACAAGCCCGCGGCCGTCAGCCTGTGTCGTCGACTGGGGATGGAAGATCGACTCGTTTCCACCGACACCCGATTCCGCGGAGCGCTGGTTCTGTTCGACGGTCGGCCTGTGCCCATTCCGGAGGGGTTTCAGTTATTGAGTCCCACAGCCATCTGGCCTGTTCTCACCTCCCCGCTCTTCTCGGTTTGGGGGAAAGTACGGCTGCTGTCAGAATGGTTCCTCCCCCGCCGCCAGGGGGGCATGTCGACTCAAGCGGGTAGCCAGCAAGGTGGCGAACCGCGAGGGATCGAAGATGAAAGTCTTTCCAGTTTCGTACTTCGCCGGTTTGGGCGCGAAGCACTCGAACGACTGATTCAGCCGCTGGTGGGGGGGATCTACACCGCCGATCCAACGCGTCTGAGTCTCGCGGCCACGATGCCCCGCTTTCTTGAAATGGAACGTGACTACGGCAGTCTGATTCGTGCCTCGCTGTTTCAAAAGTCCAAAGCCCGAGACAGGTCCGGGAAGCGGTCCCCTGCTTCGGATCGTCCCTCCGCCGCTGCCACGGATACGTCCAGTGGGGCCCGGTACGGGTTGTTCGCAGGACTGAAAGGGGGGATGGAGGATCTCGTCGATGCCTTAGGAGCGAAGGTGCGCTCGCGTTGCGATGTTCGTCTGCAAAGCGAAATCCGGAGCATCACTGAGTGTTCGGCGGGCGTGGATCATGCGGATGTACCTGATGCCGCGCGGTATCGTATTACGCTGGCGGATGGATCTGCGGAAACATTTTCGGGGCTGGTCATCGCCGCGTCGGCTTCTCGAACCTCGCAATTGATTGCCTCGCTGGATGCCGAATTGAGCGAAGCCCTGGCGGGAATTGAATACGCGTCCAGCGCGATCGTCGTCTCCGGGCATCGCCTGTCTGACATCCGCGATCCGCTGCATGCATTCGGTCTGGTGATTCCCCACCGGGAAGGTCGGCGAGTCCTCGCTGTCTCATTCTCAAGTCGCAAGTTTCCGGAGCGGGCGCCTGCGGGGCATGTGCTGTTGCGGACGTTTGTCGGCGGAGCGCTGCAGCCCGAAATTCTTGAAAACTCCGATGAGCGAATCATCGAAATCGTTCGTGAAGAGTTGGCAGAGATGCTGGGCGTTCACGGGCAGCCTGATTTTATGAGAGTGGTTCGTTACCGGCAGGCGATGCCGCAATATCACGTCGGGCATCTGGACCAGGTCACGCGAATCGAAAAATGGGAGCATCGCCACTCAGGTCTGGCTCTTGCAGGGATCACGTGCCACGGTGTGGGGATCCCGGATGCGATTGCAAGTGGCGAACAGGCGGCCGAGCGAGTCTGGTCTGCGCAGTGA
- a CDS encoding HAD family hydrolase, with translation MAKTLLEYAELLDGRNLRWPAPPKIVPVPATPSLKPLPGIRAVTWNLYGTLLRITDGELVFQHPQALRMEVAIEKTIDEFNMWNSMTRRPGKPSDLLLPKYLNAIEEIRLRSSNKKGDLPEVDAAQVWHTLLEMLHKKDYSYDESLYGSMTELAQKVAYFFHSSLQGTEATPAALDTLNAIAAAGLRQAALADAQCFTLVQLTRALRHQGNLFHVTELLPESLNTLSYEWGICKPSLSLYAQAILRFKEIGIEPSEILHVGTRIQGDLAPAKACGFQTVLLADDKTSLAVTPEDLKNPETRPHRLITELPQLREILQI, from the coding sequence ATGGCAAAAACCCTGCTCGAATACGCTGAACTGCTGGATGGTCGCAATTTGCGCTGGCCTGCGCCACCCAAAATTGTACCCGTTCCGGCAACCCCATCTCTGAAGCCCCTGCCAGGAATTCGGGCCGTCACCTGGAACCTGTACGGAACCCTGCTGAGAATTACCGACGGTGAACTGGTATTCCAGCACCCTCAGGCCCTGCGGATGGAAGTAGCGATCGAAAAGACGATCGATGAATTCAATATGTGGAACAGCATGACCCGCCGGCCGGGAAAGCCGTCGGATCTGCTTCTGCCGAAATACCTGAATGCGATTGAAGAAATCCGACTCAGGTCCAGCAACAAAAAAGGAGATCTTCCTGAAGTCGATGCGGCCCAGGTCTGGCACACGCTGCTCGAAATGCTGCATAAAAAGGACTACAGCTATGATGAATCCCTCTACGGCAGCATGACCGAACTGGCACAGAAGGTCGCCTACTTCTTCCATTCCAGCCTGCAGGGAACAGAGGCCACCCCCGCCGCGCTCGACACACTGAACGCCATTGCTGCGGCCGGGCTGCGACAAGCGGCACTCGCAGATGCCCAATGCTTCACCCTGGTGCAGTTGACTCGCGCCCTCAGGCATCAGGGAAATCTGTTTCACGTCACAGAATTGCTGCCCGAATCCCTGAACACCTTGTCCTACGAGTGGGGTATCTGCAAGCCGTCCCTGTCACTCTACGCACAGGCAATTTTGCGATTCAAGGAGATCGGAATCGAGCCAAGCGAGATCCTGCACGTCGGAACCCGTATCCAGGGGGATCTCGCACCGGCCAAGGCCTGCGGCTTTCAGACCGTCCTGCTGGCAGACGACAAGACAAGTCTGGCGGTCACGCCCGAAGATCTGAAGAACCCCGAAACACGGCCCCACCGGCTGATTACCGAGTTGCCACAGTTACGCGAGATTCTCCAGATCTGA
- a CDS encoding GDSL-type esterase/lipase family protein, translated as MRLFAACCVLPLILASSLLAQSDKPAEPQKYELGKDSFPVEGVPTGTVTRHQWTSQVFEGTVRDYYVYVPAQYDAAKPTAVMVFQDGHAYVNKTGEYRVPVVFDNLIHQKAIPPIIGIFIDPGHRGDSPPDSRWRANNRSFEYDTLSDQYSRLLLEEILPEVGKSYHLTNDPAQRAICGASSGGICAWTVAWERPDAFRKVLSHIGSFTNIRGGHNYQAMIRKTPRKPIRVFLQDGDRDLNNEHGNWWLANLEMESSLKFARYDVKTVWGHGGHSGNHGGAILPESLRWLWRAEEGPYRFENEIAAFIAQDKSNPPPTGAILFAGSSSIRMWKTLEQDFPEAKVLNRGFGGSQISENTFFADQIVFPYKPKLIVLHAGSNDIHAGKSPEQVAADFKEYVAKVRSRLPDTRIVYMEINSSPARWAEADRQKEANRLIREICSTGSNLGYIELFDALLGPDGKPREDLHIDDKLHPNEAGYKIRAELVRPHLK; from the coding sequence GTGCGACTTTTTGCAGCCTGTTGCGTGCTCCCTCTGATTCTGGCTTCCTCACTACTGGCTCAGTCAGACAAGCCGGCTGAACCACAAAAGTATGAACTGGGGAAGGATTCCTTCCCTGTTGAGGGGGTTCCCACGGGAACCGTCACCCGGCATCAGTGGACCAGTCAAGTCTTTGAAGGAACCGTGCGGGACTATTATGTCTATGTCCCCGCGCAATATGACGCCGCCAAGCCGACTGCGGTCATGGTGTTTCAGGACGGACACGCCTATGTCAATAAAACAGGCGAATATCGCGTTCCTGTGGTGTTCGATAACCTGATCCATCAGAAGGCGATCCCCCCCATCATCGGAATCTTTATCGATCCGGGGCATCGTGGCGACTCGCCGCCTGACAGCCGCTGGCGCGCGAATAATCGAAGCTTCGAATACGACACGCTCAGCGATCAGTATTCCCGGCTACTGCTGGAAGAGATTCTGCCCGAAGTCGGCAAAAGCTATCACCTCACCAATGATCCAGCACAGCGGGCGATTTGTGGTGCCTCCTCGGGCGGGATCTGTGCCTGGACCGTTGCGTGGGAACGGCCCGATGCGTTCCGCAAAGTGCTCAGTCACATCGGCAGTTTCACGAACATCCGGGGTGGTCACAATTACCAGGCGATGATTCGCAAAACGCCCCGCAAACCGATTCGCGTCTTTCTGCAGGATGGCGATCGTGACCTGAATAACGAACATGGCAACTGGTGGCTCGCGAACCTCGAAATGGAGTCGTCGCTGAAGTTTGCCCGATACGACGTCAAGACCGTTTGGGGACACGGCGGCCACAGTGGAAATCACGGGGGGGCGATTCTGCCCGAATCCTTGCGTTGGCTCTGGCGGGCCGAAGAGGGGCCCTACCGATTTGAAAATGAGATTGCTGCATTCATCGCACAGGATAAGTCAAATCCCCCACCCACCGGTGCCATCCTGTTTGCAGGCTCATCAAGCATCCGGATGTGGAAGACTCTGGAGCAGGATTTCCCGGAAGCCAAAGTCCTCAATCGCGGCTTCGGCGGATCTCAGATTTCAGAGAACACGTTTTTCGCAGATCAGATTGTGTTCCCCTACAAGCCGAAACTGATCGTGCTGCATGCCGGGTCGAACGATATTCACGCAGGGAAATCGCCGGAACAGGTCGCCGCTGACTTCAAGGAATATGTGGCCAAAGTTCGAAGCCGCTTGCCCGATACGCGAATTGTGTACATGGAAATCAATTCCAGTCCCGCTCGCTGGGCCGAAGCGGATCGACAGAAAGAAGCGAATCGCCTGATCCGCGAAATCTGCTCGACTGGCTCGAACCTGGGGTACATTGAGCTTTTTGACGCTTTACTGGGTCCCGACGGGAAGCCGCGCGAAGACCTGCACATTGATGACAAACTTCATCCCAATGAGGCGGGTTATAAGATCAGAGCAGAACTGGTGCGACCTCACCTCAAATGA